cccccccccccccccccccatgataaaattataaaatttgatCAATTCGGCATATATAACTCTCCAATCCACCCGTTTTATAATAGTACCAAgtttatacattatttacattattacataatgtacaagtgattacttgcactggtgtgtgtgtgtgtgtgtgtgtgtgtgtgtgtgtgtgtgtgtgtgtgtgtgtgtgtgtgtgtgtgtgtgtgtgtgtattagtGACATTTCACTGGGAATACAATACTATAAAACATGATTGGATACCTGCATACAAATGAGTGCATGATTGTTCCTTGTACTCATAAGAGAGTGATTGCAcaatatgatttttatgaaaatttgctgtttcagacaaacatgtaaatgtaataataacagaatcccatGCCATGTTAGTTTCCAgtgtgtgggtactcaggggtatttgcactcgtgtttgcagtattttctgctgcactttcactcgctatgcttgtgaaagtacacCAGTGACCACATAGAATTTTGAAAGCGTTTGTGCAAATATCCGATGTACACCATACaaggggttctgtcatagtattctGTCAAAATCATGACATTTCATGTAGCTCATAATcacaatatcatattatatgaatACGTTTTCTTTGTATAAAACGTTTCATGGTACCATTGcattgagttttttttttctttaaaaaagtACAGTAACAGCTTAAGACTTATTTTTCTGAGGATTCTGAGGTGAACACTGAAGTATtcatttttcatgaaaattattGACTTTTGGACCAGTTCATATATTTGTATCCCAAAATAGCTGACAAAGCTTTATATTAGAACTGTGGTATATTGTTACTATGGAATTAAGCCCCAATTTGTAGAACCTGTCACTATGGATCCAGACTTGCAAAACTTACGATTTTATTACACATTGCTAACTTTGTCGTCACACAACACAGAGGGCGCTCTCATGTGACTATGTCACATGCTCATTATACGTTATGAAATCCTTGCTTGGTGCGATGTAAATATTTTGGTGAGAATTTGGAGAACAACATACCGAGATGAGTTATTAGAGGAGTTATTGATCAAGGACATAGGCACTGTATACTTATCTAGTGTGTAAGTTCATTAAAGTTTTTTGTTTATCTGCAAATATAGTGTTCCATGATGTAAATTTACAGAATGTAAACATTTGCAGCGAGGTCTTCCAGCTTTAAGTTTAcagttcatttttttgttttatctgtTGATCTATCTTGTCATTTAGTTCATAGTATTTATTGTAAGCCAGTAAAGCAGTGTTCTTTGACCCGACAGCCACCATATCCATAGCACTAGCCGCCCACTCCACACCATTGATGTAGTATAATCTATCATACAATTCAAACTCTGGCAAGATATCTGGAGGGTTGTAATGTGGGTATGCTAACCAGTCCACCACTTTAGTTTCTTCCCTAGATTTAAAAATCTTATCAAACTGCTCTCCTGACAGTGGTTTCTTTGAGAAGACTTTCCACACTGGTTTTTGAGTATCCACTTTCTCTTTCTGATAGTCGACTGCAAAGTTGTGAGCCACACTGTTGATCCCAAACTTGTTATCTCGAGTTGTCAGGATTGCATTTGGACATGTCTTCATATCAGAGCATCCAAAGGCCTTGGCGTCAAGCTGACCATCAACAAACGTCGCTACTGTTCTGTGATATGGCTGTGGAAAGTTCTTGATTTCCTTAGGGAAGCCAGTGAAGTTGATATTAGACATCCCGTCATGTAAAGGTACAGCAACAACAATGATATCATACTTTCCTGCAATGTGAGTTCTAGGCTTCCCATCTCTGTCTGGCTGGTCGGCAATGACTAAATAGTAGCCACCTTTTTTTGATAGTTTGACACCACTCACAGCTGTTTTGTAAACCGTTGCTTTGGATTCCTCTAAGAGTCGTGAACATACTTGTTTATTGCTACCATAAACAGACCACAAACCACCCTGTACTCCAGCCAATGACACCATACCTGTGAAAACAGCACACACAAAAATTGTGTAATTTCTGCTCTTCTGAAGTATGTAGGCCAGACTCCAACTATCACAATTATGATTTCCATTACGACCATTATGTTCTCTATTCAAAATTACTGCATGTCGCCCTTCATATTTCTTCTTGGTTTTAAGTTACAATGGGGTTTTATTGCACAAAGCAAAAATTTTAGACTTATAGTCCTGAGgcagatatatacatgtatgtactatgttaactgcatatacatgtagcttgtGGTACAAACTGAACAAAATTCTTGTGATTAAGTATACAGACATACCAGCAAATGCCGACATATTTGCAGACTGTCCATAGTTGACTCTAGTAGCAATAGATACCATCTCATTAATAAACTCATCACCATATCCTTCATCTTTCAGTAACTGTGCTAAATGAACTTTTGTGTAGTCTACATACTCTTCACCACCCATAGCTTTAAGAATCCCTTCTACTGAGCTGTAAGCTATCCCATGATTAGCTTGAATATCATAGATCCTATTAGACAGAAGAAAGAAAATGGATATTTAACAGTGTATGGTTGATGTTGCACAGTGGTAAGTAGATCAAATAAACATGAATTCCCTAAGTGTTTTATAGAAGTTCTCAAcaaaaattatggtacaattaATACAAAGTacggaaatacatgtatatgcaaatttgaccacaTTTCCTGATTCTCAAACCTTTGCAAGAATACCGTTAATAATGGTCAGTTACACTGCTGACCAAATTCTATTTCTCTCtagaaatgaaaagaaagtttGGTGAAAATTACAGGAAATAAGAAAAGaacaaattgtatatatatactttgatGCTCTTGTCGACTTACATACCAAAGATCATAAATTACAGACTGTGACTTTGCAAGATACAGTAATTCTTACCTACTGTACTTGTCAATAAGTGTCTTCAATGCACTATTTAACTTAATCAGATTAAAGCCATACTTCCAGAACAATTTGGCAAATGTCACCATGGACCAATCACTTTCGATAAATACAAACTCTTCACCATTGTAAATACCCATTTTACTACTAGTTGGTTTATCCTTGTGTTTTAATCCTACACATGAAAAAGCAGACATGCAATTCTTTTAATCATATCTCTGTTTGTCCACAGTAATAACAGTAATTTTACAGTGGTTGTTTTAATGGAAAGTATTTGAAAATAACCTGAGTGCCCAAGGTCTTTTCTGGGGTTCCCTGTCAAAATCTAtgaatactatatagtatatcaaAGTGTGCAATTTGCAGGAGCAAGTAACACACCAATCTGACAAAAATTTGATTATGTTGCTAGATCTGTGACTCTGCTTGCACTGTTAGAACAAGTGCTAGCAGAGTCACAGATCCAGCAACCAAGACAGGATAACTTCATGTGATAAATGGACTTTGTGGGATTGAGTTGGGATACAACATGGTCAGAATTGAGGTCCATAACATTTCACATCTAAGCAGGCCCAAGCCTAGTCTGGAAGGTACAATGTGctatgctgtgctgtgctgtgctgtgctgtgctgtgctatcCTATCAGTCAGCACTCATGTGAAGAGATAGCCAATGAGGGTGGGATAACatggtgtatcttacagactacaccAAGCTAGGAGTGACATGAAATCTTACCCAAAGTTTGAACAAATTCCTGCATATACATATTCTTAGGGTGGATAACTGTGGCCCCTGATTCATAGATATGACCACCAATGTTAACGGTGGATAATCTGCCACCTATGTCTCCTGGATCATATACATCCAACTCTGCTCTTTCACCAAATAAATTACGCAGGAAATAGGAGCATGATGAACCACCAATGCCACCTCCAAgaatacctacaattacaaacatcATACAAAGTCTTCATTCTAAAATTTTACAGTACATAGTTCCATCAACAGTGTTTGTTTTCCCCTAGGCTACATTTTGTTACTTTTTGCCCCTCtcaaaattaataataacaaaaagcTACATTGAATTGTTGAGGTTACTGTGTACACTGTGTGAAAGAGTCCTTCATCAGGTACAAATCCATCATCAAAAATAGATTTTATTAAAAGTAGGGTGACTTTGATCCCTAAGGTAATCAAACACGCCTCTGGGAGTACATactaaattaaaaacaaaatacatacaggtacaaaatgtacatgtattaaagttgaaaaccaaaatacatgcaatatcatgCCAGTTACTGTCATTGGGCTTTTAAAAAAGCATGGGATACAATTCACTAAATATGCAAAACAGTGGACTGTCTGTAAAAAAGGTACTTTACATATTTGTAAGTTGTATCACAGCTAGGAAGTTAGAGGAGAGaccagggcttgaaattaacttttttccaATAGTCcttattcctgaactgaaaacagagtttcTCTATCAGAAATaagtttgttattaaaatactttggTAAGTAAATCTTCCATTCTTGAAATCATCATTCGAATAATCAAGGGTATAAGCCTGAgcgggctaccagctgcaaattatggcagccccatgacaagaattagtAGTTTGTGGCCATGCAAtcggattaaaatctgatgttagataggctggtattcctgtatttacctttattccatcgttattgagTCTTTTACGtggttttttttcctgggcaAACGCCTTTCCAACGTTTCCAAcgcgttcgcccaggaaaaaaaaaactcacgtaaaagacacaataacgatggaataaaggtaaatacaggaataccagcctatctaacatcagattttaatcagattggtggccatgggactactgttaattttgagccctgaatTAGGGATAGAAATAACATTATAATTGGACTTTATAGACATATATATCTCTAACATCAAATAGCCACTGCAAGTTTTCCACACAGAATTATTAAGAAATGCTTCATTTTCTGTGGGCATATATTTATTGTCACTTTgacagattttttatttcaaacaaaataaaacccAACTGATTAAAATGTGGTATTTTTAAATTCATATTGACGACTCAGTTTGtgataacatatatacatattaaactTATGCAATCCAAGTGGAATAGTTGACAGTACTGGACAGTAGACTCTGGACTGAACCATTACCCCCATTAGCAATATTTCTTATATTGTACTCTAACTAAACATGACAAAAACAGCAATGGTCTCAAATGGTATcgatacaaatatgaatagtgATGTGTATACATTCTTTTGAAACACAAAACAAGAGTCGATTCAAACGAGGTGTAACGTCATACACTCCATGTTTAACAACACTTTGTTTACGTCCGCGTACGTCCGTTGACCTCAAGCCTCGAGGGGATGACCCCGAGTCGAGTCAGGAatcatttatttaataattaCAGTAGATAACACGGTGCAGAggtaaattgaaaatatgaaattatcatTACCAATGCGAACTGGGGGATCAGCCTGTTGCTCTGCCTCTCTTGCATGACAAATGAAACGAGAGAAAATAAAACACACGGGCGCGACAAGGATAACTCTTCTCAACGCTGTCGCCATTTTCATTCATTAGCGGCACATT
This region of Glandiceps talaboti chromosome 4, keGlaTala1.1, whole genome shotgun sequence genomic DNA includes:
- the LOC144434639 gene encoding prenylcysteine oxidase 1-like, producing the protein MATALRRVILVAPVCFIFSRFICHAREAEQQADPPVRIGILGGGIGGSSCSYFLRNLFGERAELDVYDPGDIGGRLSTVNIGGHIYESGATVIHPKNMYMQEFVQTLGLKHKDKPTSSKMGIYNGEEFVFIESDWSMVTFAKLFWKYGFNLIKLNSALKTLIDKYSRIYDIQANHGIAYSSVEGILKAMGGEEYVDYTKVHLAQLLKDEGYGDEFINEMVSIATRVNYGQSANMSAFAGMVSLAGVQGGLWSVYGSNKQVCSRLLEESKATVYKTAVSGVKLSKKGGYYLVIADQPDRDGKPRTHIAGKYDIIVVAVPLHDGMSNINFTGFPKEIKNFPQPYHRTVATFVDGQLDAKAFGCSDMKTCPNAILTTRDNKFGINSVAHNFAVDYQKEKVDTQKPVWKVFSKKPLSGEQFDKIFKSREETKVVDWLAYPHYNPPDILPEFELYDRLYYINGVEWAASAMDMVAVGSKNTALLAYNKYYELNDKIDQQIKQKNEL